One Coprobacter fastidiosus genomic window, CGACATCTGCCAAACAACAACAGCAAGGAATGATGCAAGATCCTTTCTTTGAATTCTTTTTCGGACAAAGAGGGGGTGGAAATATGAAACCTCAACCTCGTGTAGGAATGGGATCGGGAGTAATCCTCACCCCTGATGGTTATATTGTAACGAACAACCATGTAATTGAAGGCGCGGATATATTAGAGGTAACTTTAAATGATAAAAGATCTTTCAATGCTAAAATCATAGGAACAGACCCAAGTACCGATTTGGCTTTAATCAAAATCGAAGCAAAAGATCTTCCGACATTACCTTTCGGAGATTCGGACAAACTACAAGTCGGAGAATGGGTCCTGGCTGTCGGAAATCCATTCCAGCTCTACTCTACTGTTACAGCCGGTATTGTAAGTGCCAAAGCTCGTAGCTTAGGTATGATCAGTACAGGGAAAACCATGGGTATAGAATCTTTTATACAGACTGATGCAGCAGTAAATCCGGGTAATAGCGGAGGCGCTCTTGTAAATACAAATGGAGAATTAGTCGGTATAAACACAGCTATTTATTCCGAAACAGGAGCTTATTCTGGATATTCTTTTGCTATTCCGACAAGTATAGTAAGCAAAGTAATTACCGACTTGAAACAATATGGAACAGTACAACGTGCCGTGCTTGGAGTTATCATCCGCGATATTAATTCAGATCTCGCAAAAGAAAAAGACATTCAGATACAAGATGGTATTTATATAGAAGAAGTCAGCGACCGTAGTGCCGCCATGGAAGCCGGAATAAAGAAAGGAGACATTATCATTGCAATCAACGATGTACCTGTAAAAACTGCTTCTGCATTACAGGAACAGGTAAACCGTTATCGCCCCGGTGATAAAATAAAAGTAACAATTCACAGAGGAAAAGATACTAAAACGCTTTCGGTTACGTTAAAGAATAATCAAGGCAATACCGAAATTACCAAAACAAAAGGTATCGAGAGTCTTGGAGCAGCTTTCAAAGAGTTGAAAGATAATACTAAACGGGAACTAAATATCAGTTCTGGAGTTCAAGTTGTCGGTATCAAAGCCGGAAAATTCCAAAGAGCCGGTATTCGCGACGGATTTATTATTCTTAATATCAACGGTGTCAACGTAAAATCAGTCGATACGATCGAAAGTATTTTCAATGACATCATGAAAGGAAACAGCAGAGATAAAGTCATGTTCATCACCGGTATATATCCGAATGGGAAAACTGGATATTATGCTGTAGATCTTTCGGAATAAAGCATAGTTCTTAAATCAAATCATAAAAGCACAATTTACTGTAATTAAATTTGCAGAATTGTGCTTTTATCTTGGCAAATGGCAAAGAAGATTAATATCGGAAACAAATTATTTCCACCGTACGTTTTGCGAATAGCCAATATGGAAGAAAAGAGTTAGGACAAAATGGAACAAAGTTCTTTTCTTAACCGTAAGGTTTGAGAATTTGTAAAAAAACATTATATTTGCACTCCAAATTTCTAATCTGCAGGATGAGACAATTAAAGATCACAAAATCAATTACCAACAGGGAGAGCGCTTCGCTTGACAAGTACCTTCAGGAAATCGGACGAGAAGACCTGATTACTGTCGAAGAAGAAGTTGAACTTGCCCAGCGCATAAAAAAAGGAGATCGGGTTGCTTTAGAAAAACTAACCCGCGCCAATCTGCGTTTTGTCGTTTCTGTCGCCAAGCAATATCAAAACCAAGGATTAAGTCTTCCCGACCTGATCAACGAAGGAAATTTGGGTTTGATAAAGGCCGCTGAAAAATTTGACGAAACCAGAGGTTTTAAATTTATCTCTTATGCTGTGTGGTGGATACGTCAATCGATTCTTCAGGCTTTAGCAGAACAATCTCGTATCGTACGTCTTCCTCTCAATCAAGTAGGATCGCTGAATAAAATCAGCAAAGCCTTTTCTAAATTTGAACAGGAAAACGAACGTCGTCCTTCTCCGGAAGAATTAGCAGATGAATTGGATATCCCCGTAGACAAAATTTCGGATACAATGAAAGTTTCCGGACGTCACATTTCTGTTGACGCCCCATTTGTCGAAGGAGAAGACAACAGTCTGTTAGACGTGCTTATCAACGATGATTCGCCTATTGCCGACCGGTCATTGATCAATGAGTCCCTCGCTAAAGAAATAGATCGAGCATTAGCTACATTAACCGAAAGAGAAAGTGATATTATCAAAATGTTTTTCGGTATCGGATGTCAAGAAATGACATTGGAAGAAATCGGCGACAAATTCGGCCTCACCAGAGAGCGCGTACGCCAGATCAAAGAAAAAGCCATAAGAAGATTGAGACAAAGTTCTCGTAGCAAACTGCTTAAAACCTACTTAGGATAAGACAAGAAAGAGTGATCCTAAAAAACAAAGAGTGCATTCGGACAATTAACTCCGAATCACTCTTTTTCGTTTGATCTAAAAACCAATACCATGTCTAAAAAAAATTATTTGCTATTCATTCTCACTATTACCGCAATTTTATATTCCTCAGTCACCAACGCTCAAGAAGTAAAAGAGAGGGCGATGGTTGTCTATTCTAAAAAAACAAAAGAACACTCTAAAGCAAAAACATTCGCAGCATTTACCGATTTCGGAACTTCCCTCTTCATGAGACAAGATCCGGCATATCCCGATTTATCCGAGTGTAATGCCAGCTTAGATTTAGATATATCATACGGTTATTTTATCAATAGCTATTTCTACATAGGACCAGGCGCAGGAATACGAGCTTACTTCAGAGAAAATTTTACAATGTTCCCCATATTCGGAGAATTAAGAGGATGTTGGAAACGGACATTTATATATGGCAAAGGAGGATTCAGTTTATCTACTTCAGGGAACAATGACAGAGGAGGAGCATATGCCTCGATCGGTTTAGGAGTAAATTTCATATCTAAAACAAAATACAAGCTGTTTCTCAGCATGGGCTATGAATTTCAAGATCACAGACGTAAAGATACCTGCGTATTACGGAAAGAAATATTAACCGGAAAGAATGGCTTAGCCATTCGCATTGGCACACAATTCTAAAAAAATAAAGCAGCAATTAATTACAAATCAAAAGAATCACATCTTTACAAATTATATTCTATAAGATTTATATAGAAAAAAAATTCATTTTGTTTTGAATATTAAAAAAGCATTTCTATATTTGCAACCGAAAACGAAGGTATAAATATTTTTCAAATAAACATAAAACTTAATATGAAGCCGTTTGCAATTCTACTACTAGGTTTACAGATTATTATTCTATTGAGAACAATTAATAGGAAGTGAGCCAGTGTACAATAATATAAAGAGATAAATATAAAACCTTTCTCACTTCCGGTGTTGAAAGGTTTTTTTATATAGAAAAATAAAGATAAGAAATAAAATTATGTCTGACAGATTATTCATTTTTGACACTACATTGCGAGACGGAGAACAAGTTCCCGGCTGCCAATTGAATACCGTAGAAAAAATTCAGGTAGCTAAAGCTCTCGAAGGGCTAGGTGTTGATGTTATCGAAGCCGGGTTTCCGGTATCCAGTCCGGGAGATTTCAACTCGGTAGTAGAAATCTCTAAAGCAGTAACGTGGCCTACCATTTGTGCTCTGACACGAGCAGTAGAAAATGATATAAAAGTGGCCGCAGAAGCATTAAAATATGCCAAACACGGACGAATACATACCGGAATAGGTACATCTGATTATCATATCAAATACAAATTCAATTCCACTCGGGAAGAAATCATCGAACGTGCTGTATCGGCGGTCAAATATGCAAAAAAATTTGTAGAAGATGTCCAATTCTACGCAGAAGATGCCGGACGCACAGACAATGAATATTTAGCCCGAGTCATAGAAGCTGTAATAAAAGCCGGCGCTACGGTAGTAAATATACCGGATACTACAGGATATTGCCTTCCGGATGAATTCGGGCGCAAAATACGTTTCTTAAAAGAAAATGTAGAAGGAATCGATAAAGTAACCATAGCTACCCACTGTCATAATGATCTGGGAATGGCCACGGCAAATACAATTTCAGGAATACTGAATGGGGCAAGACAAGCTGAAGTTACTATAAATGGTATCGGAGAGCGTGCCGGAAATACATCTTTAGAAGAAGTTGCCATGATTTTTAAGAGCCATCACGATCTCAATATAGAAACTAATATCAATACACAAAAAATATATGGCATAAGTCGTATGGTTTCTAGTTTGATGAATATGCCGGTGCAACCGAACAAAGCTATTGTAGGACGCAACGCATTTGCCCACTCTTCGGGAATACATCAAGATGGAGTCTTGAAAAACCGCGAAAGTTATGAAATCATCGATCCTAAAGATGTCGGAATAGACGAAAATTCAATCGTATTGACTGCCCGTAGCGGACGAGCAGCATTAAAACATCGCCTTCACATTCTCGGAGTCGAACTCGACAAAGAAAAGCTAGACAAGGCATATAGCGATTTTCTGAAACTTGCCGATCGCAAAAAAGACATAAATGATGATGACATATTGATGCTTGTAGGAAAAGACCGCTCGGCAAATGCCCGCATCGCAATCGACTATTTGCAGGTAACTTCCGGTATCGGCATGCGCCCCGTCGCCAGTATCGGCTTAAATATCGCCGGAGAGAAATTCGAAGCGGCAGCTTCCGGTAATGGACCCGTAGATGCAGCAATAAATGCGGTAAAACAAATAATTCACCGTAAAATGACCGTACAAGAATTCTTAATTCAAGCTATCACAAAGGGAAGTGACGATGTCGGAAAAGTGCATATAACAGTTTCTTATGAAGGAGTACACTATTATGGTTTCTCAGCCAATACAGATATTGTAGCAGCATCTGTCGAGGCATTTATCGACGCTATTAATAAATTTATCGTTTAATAAACAACATCATTTATCATGTCTAAAAAAACATTATTCGACAAAATTTGGGATGCACATGTAGTTTCTACTATACAAGGCGGACCCACACAATTATACATCGACAGACATTATTGTCATGAGGTGACCAGCCCTCAAGCATTTAACGGTTTGCGAGAACGTGGATTGAAAGTATTCCGTCCCGACCGTACGACTTGTTCACCTGATCACAATATACCGACATTGAACCAAGACAAACCGATTGCAGACCCCATATCCCGAAACCAAGTAGAAGCATTAAGTAGAAACGCTAAGGAATTCGGTATTACTCTATACGGACTCGGACACGAAAAGAATGGAATTATTCATGTTATAGGACCGGAAAACGGACTGACACAACCGGGAATGACCATTGTCTGCGGGGACAGCCACACATCTACTCACGGAGCTTTCGGAGCTATTGCATTCGGAATCGGGACAAGCGAAGTCGAGATGGTTCTGGCCACACAATGTATTTTGCAGCCTAAACCCAAAAGAATGAGAATCACTATTAACGGAAAACTTGGAAAAGGGGTTACGGCAAAGGATATAGCTCTATATGTAATTTCCCGAATGACTACAGGCGGCGCAACCGGTTATTTTGTAGAATTTGCCGGAGAGGCGATTCGCTCACTGAGTATGGAAGGGCGCATGACAGTATGTAACCTAAGTATTGAAATGGGTGCAAGAGGCGGAATGATCGCCCCAGATGAAACGACATTCGCTTATGTCAAAGATAAAGAATTTGCCCCTAAAGGAGAAGAGTGGGAAAAAGCGCTGAAACAGTGGAAAGAATTGTATAGTGATGCCGATGCTGTATTTGATAAAGAGGTATTCTTCGACGCTTCGGATATTGCACCTCGTATTACTTACGGGACAAATCCCGGAATGGGAATGGGAATACACGACACGATTCCGGCATTAGAACAGATTGATGAAGCCGGTAAAATATCTTTTATCAAGTCCTTAAATTACATGGGATTCAAACCCGGTGAAAAATTAGAAGGGAAAACGATCGATTATGTATTTCTCGGTAGTTGTACAAACGGACGTATCGAAGATTTCCGAACCTTTGCCGAATTTGTAAAAGGACATAAAAAGGCTGATCATGTAGTCGCATGGTTAGTACCCGGTTCTTGGGCGGTAGAAAAACAAATCAGGAAAGAAGGATTGGATAAAATCTTAACAGAAGCGGGATTTGAACTTCGTCAGCCCGGATGCTCTGCTTGTCTCGCAATGAATGACGATAAAGTTCCTTCCGGAAAATATGCCGTATCCACATCTAACCGAAATTTCGAAGGGAGACAAGGTCCAGGTTCACGAACGATTTTGGCAGGACCTCTTGTCGCTGCTGCCGCTGCCATTACAGGGAAAATTACCGATCCCCGAAATTTTATGCAATAATTATTATATAATCTTTTAGAAATAAAAAATATGACCGATAAATTTAAAACTCTGACCTCTACCTGTATCCCACTTCCTATGGAAAATGTCGATACAGACCAGATTATACCTGCCCGTTTTTTAAAAGCAACTACCCGAGAGGGTTTCGGCGATAACCTATTCAGAGACTGGCGCTACGATAAAGAAGGAAATCCTATTCCCGGATTTGTATTAAACGATCCCACTTACTCAGGCACTGTTTTGGTTGCGGGAAAAAATTTCGGAAGCGGATCGAGTCGAGAACATGCCGCATGGGCTGTTGCCGGATATGGATTCAAAGTTGTCGTTTCAAGTTTTTTTGCCGATATTTTTAAAAACAATGCATTAAACAACTGTGTTCTTCCGGTCGTGGTTTCTGAGAATTTTCTATCAGATCTGTTCGGAGCAATCGCCTCCGACCCGAAAACCACAGTCACAGTAGATCTGGAAAATCAGTTAATTACGAACAACTACAATGGCTCTCAAGAATCATTCGAAATAAATCCTTATAAAAAAGATTGCCTGCTTAACGGATATGATGATATAGACTATTTATTAAGCAGAAAGGATAGAATAGAAGCGTGGGAAAAGTCTCAAAACAGATAAATATGCGGCAAATAGAAATACTTGATACGACTCTGCGCGACGGAGAACAAACATCGGGAGTCTCATTCGCAGCTCAGGAAAAGCTCAGTATTGCAAGACTTTTGTTAGAAGAATTACGTGTAGATCGCATTGAAATTGCATCGGCAAGAGTCTCTGAAGGAGAATTCGAAGCTGTAAAAAGAGTGTGTGAATGGGCAGGGAAACGCGGTCACTTGAATAAAGTCGAAATTCTCGGATTTCTGGATAACGGTATTTCTATAAAATGGATTAAGAAGGCCGGAGGAAAAGTTGCGAATTTGCTATGTAAAGGCTCTCTGAAACATTGCACACAACAATTACGGAAATCTCCGGAAGAACATATAGAAGCAATCCGAAAGGAAATCTCTTTCGCAAAAACGAACGGACTTCAAGTAAATATATATCTGGAAGATTGGTCGAATGGTATGTTACATTCTCCCGAATACGTTTTTCAACTTGTAAATGCTCTAAAAAACGAACCTATCGAACGTATCATGCTTCCCGATACTTTAGGGATACTAAACCCTTACTCTTCATACGATTATTGTAAATCAATGATAAATCGTTATCCGGAGATTCGATTCGATTTTCATGCTCACAACGATTACGACCTCGCTGTGGCAAATGTCTATTCTGCAGCAAAGGCCGGAATACAGGGGATTCATTGTACTATAAACGGATTAGGAGAACGTGCCGGCAATGCTCCTTTATCGAGTATATTAGCGGTACTGCACGATCAACTACAAACAAAAACGAATATCGACGAACGTAAAGTAAATCAGGTAAGTCGAGTAGTAGAATCTTACTCCGGCGTACGAATTCCGTCCAACAAACCTGTTATCGGGGAACATGTTTTCACTCAATGTGCTGGAGTGCATGCTGACGGAGACAGTAAAAACAACCTCTACTTTAACGACTTGCTCCCCGAACGTTTCGGACGTACACGAGAATATGCACTTGGAAAAACTTCCGGCAAAGCCAATATCAAAAAAAATCTGGAAGCTCTGGGGATCGAGTTAGATGAAACTTCAATGAAAAAAGTTACAGAACGGATCATTGCTTTAGGTGATAAAAAAGAACAAGTAACTCAAGATGATCTTCCGTATATTATTTCAGATGTTCTGAATCACGACTCAGAAGACCAAAAGATACATTTGCTCAACTATTCACTTTCACTCGCCCAAGGCTTGCATCCGGTCGCAGTCATAAAAATAGAGATTCATGGTGAACAATATGAAGAAACGGCAACAGGAGACGGACAATATGATGCTTTCGTCAAAGCTTTGCGAAAAATATACAAATATCAACTAAAAAAGACATTCCCGATACTCATCAACTATACAGTCGATATTCCACCGGGAGGCCGTACAGATGCATTTGTTCAGACAGTTATTACATGGAATTTCAAAGGCCATACGTTCAAAACCAGAGGCCTTGATGCAGACCAGACAGAAGCAGCCATACAGGCTACTATTAAAATGTTGAACCAAATAGAAAAAATTCAAGATAATATATCAGAAACCGTATAAACAAAAAAATCATGAAATTGAATATTGCCGTATTACCGGGTGACGGTATAGGACCAGAAATCGTAAACGAAGCGTTGAAAGTGACAAAAACCGTATGTGAAAAATTCGGACATGAACTTTCATACAAGCATGCTTTAGTAGGAGCTTGCGCTATCGACAAAACAGGGAATCCTTATCCTGACGAAACTCACGAATTATGTATGCAATCAGATGCTGTATTATTCGGGGCTATCGGAGATCCGAAATATGATAACAATCCGTCTGCCAAAGTCAGACCAGAACAGGGATTACTCGGAATGAGAAAAAAATTAGGATTGTATGCCAATATACGTCCTGTCTCGACATTCGATTCACTTATATACAAATCCCCCTTACGGGCAGACATCGTAAAAGATACCGACCTGATGTGCATTCGAGAATTGACTGGAGGAATCTACTTCGGACGTCCTCAAGGAAGAAGTGAAGACGGAACTATTGCATACGATACATGTGTTTATAGCCGGGAAGAAATAGAAAGAATAGTGCATCTTGCCTACAAATATGCTAAGCAAAGAAATAAAAAAGTTACGGTCGTAGATAAAGCCAATGTTTTGTGTACTTCTCGTTTATGGCGTGAAGTTGCTCAAGAAATAGAAAAACAATATCCTGAAATCACTACCGAATACATGTTTGTCGACAACGCTGCGATGCAACTGATACAATGGCCTAACCGATTCGATGTAATCGTTACCGAAAATATGTTCGGTGATATACTTACCGATGAGGCATCGGTAATTACAGGATCATTAGGTATGCTTCCTTCTGCTTCCATAGGTATTCATACTTCAGTATTCGAACCGATACATGGTTCTTATCCGCAAGCCGCAGGCAAAAATATCGCTAACCCTGTAGCAACGATTTTATCAGCAGCCCTTATGTTCGAATATGCATTTAATCTCATGGATGAAGGCAAAATGATTCGTGAAGCTGTTGATGCTTCAATAGAAGCAGGTATCGTAACAGAAGATTTAGCTCAAAATGGAAAGTCTTATAAAACTTCAGAAGTAGGACAATGGATTGCCGATTATATCAAAAATAAATAATTAAGCTGTATCTATTTTCCAAGACAGGATACCGTCCTTATAAGTAAGATAGTATCCTGTCTTTTTTAATTATTTAATCTCAAAAATCGCTTAAATTTTCCGATAAAAACATTCTCAAAACTGACTCGTACGAAATTCAAATAGTAATCAAAATAATTTATTCTACTCTAACACCTCTCATAATCAACTTTTTCCACTCCGGATGCTTTTGAATATAACCTGCAACAAAAGGACACAAAGGAACTAATCTCAGATTTTTATGTTCTATGTCCTGTAACACCTTCAACACAAGTTGAGAGGCGATACCTTTTCCTTCTAAAGCAGGAGGGACTTCAGTATGTGTCAGATAAATTTCTCCGTTTTCGGATAAAATATATTCTATCTTCGGAATAAATCCGTCTATTTGAAACTCATACCGACGACTATTCTCATTATTTATCAACTTATAATCTGTCATCTTTTTTCTGTCGTTATTCAAATTTTCTATAAAAAAAGCTGCCCCAAAGAGGACAGCTTTCTATCTAACTATTAAACCTTTATTTTTGAGATGCTGATCCCGAAAATATTACAATACGATTCCAGTTATTATTCTTCGGATAAGGTTGAGTATCACTACCATTAGCAACCATCTTTATTCGGTTAGCGTTAATACCATACTTTTTAGTCAATATATTCACAACCGCATCTGCACGTTTTTTACTCAACTGCATATTGTAAGCCGGTGTTCCGGTTTCTTTATCGGCATATCCGGCTACTGTCACATTACAATTCGGATTTCTCTTCATCCAATCGGCAATATTATAGACATTCACCATCTCTTCTTGTGACACAACAGCACTGTTGATCTTGAAACGAACAACAATCGACAGATCCGGATTACAAGTCTGAACAGGTTCTGGAACTGTAACAACTTCGGTAACAGTGACTTCAGGACATGGCGGACATTCCCGTGCTTCACAAGTCTCTAAAGCAGAACGCAAATTATTTACTTTACCATTCAAATCATTGATAATCATACGGTCAGCATAAGGATCATAAGCTTTGAAACGAGTCTTTCCGAATTTAACGGTAAAACCTCCGATAAGAGAAGCGATAGACTCTACTTGTTTCCCTTCTACAACACCATTAAAATGGTCTCCCATAGCATTTGCCCTACCTTCAAGGAAGAAGTCAAGATAGTGAAATAAACGAAAATTCAGTTTCATACCGATAGACACGGGAAAGGCATATGTCCGATGACCAGCTTCAGGATTTTTGAATGCAAAAGCTCCCCCAATACCAGCAAAGGGAATAATAGATACCACCCGCTTTTCATTATATCCTCCCAAAGTACTAGTAAGATCCCACATCAAATCTCCATAAACAGCTGCATAACGGGTATGATTCATTATCTCTTTTGTCGGCCAATGGGTATGTAAAGACCCGCCCATAGCATTCAACCGAATACCTACATAAGGATTCAACCACTTACCTAAAGCCAAACTCATAGCCAAAGTATAACTGGGATCACCTTTATGCTCGGTAAGAAAAGTCTGAGCACCAGCACCGAGAGACAAATACCAATTATTCCCGACTTTCGGAGCATAATAATAGGGTTTTCCGGGTATCAGTTCAGTAACAGTCACCTCTTCTTCGACCACAGTAACCTGAGCCGACCCGGTTTCAACAAAAGCAAACGATGCTATCGCCGCCAATGCAAATGAGTAAAGAACATGTTTCGTTTTCATTTTCAAATATTTTATTGTTTACAAAATATTGCGTCCGGGACAAAAATTCATATATACCAATAACCGGTTTACCATGAATATCGCGAACAGCGTTGTATTCTTATTGTGACTGTAAAACAAGTTAATGTCAAAATAGGTTCAACATATATTGTTAAAATCATATATTAAAATAAACGAAAGACATTATTTCATAAATAAAGAGAAATGATAAAAAAAAGAAATGCGGTTTCGGATATCGTATTATTTACTAAATTTGCAAGTTCGGGAACGGATACATTCATATATGGCCAAAAGAAATAAATTTAAAGCATTTTGGAAAAAAATGCGATCAAAATATAAGCTTTCCTTCTTCAATGAAAATACATTGGAAGAGGTATGGACTTTTCGTTTGTCCCGATTAGGAGCTTTTCTGTTTTTTTCGGCATTGGTTATCATCATTTTTTCTGGAGCAATGTATCTGATTGTCGGGACTCCGTTAAAAAATTATTTACCCGGATATTTGAAAACCGAAACACGGGTAAAAATTATGGATAATGCATTACGTATCGATTCTTTGAACCAGGCTATGCAATTAAACGACGCATACTTGAAAAATCTAACTAACATACTTACCGGAAATGTCAAAATAGATTCGATACGGAACATCAAAGATTCTCTGCTTTCTTTCCCGACTGATTCTTTTCTGACTCAATCACAGGCTACGACAAGTTTCATGCAACGCTATGAAGAAGAAGAGAAATATAAACTTAATGTGCTTAATCAGACGATTCCGACTGACGGATTTATTTTTTTCGCTCCGATAAAAGGAGTGATCAAACAAAAATTCAATCCGGAAAACAATCACTTCGGCATTGACATTCTTGCCCCGAAACGAGTATCGGTAGCTGCAACCTTAGACGGCACGGTCATTTCGGCAGGGTATACAGTAGATTACGGATATGTAATCGAAATTCAGCATAGCAATAACTTTATATCTATATATAAATATAATGCCGAACTTCTAAAATCTATCGGAGATAAAGTTTCGGGCGGAGAGGTTATCGCTCTTACCGGAAACGGAACAAAGGACTCTTTTCCTCCTCTTGTAGAATTTCAGTTATGGCACATGGGACAGGCTTTGAATCCCGAAGATTATATTGCATTTTAACGACACACAAATAAGATATTGCATCAGTGATAAACAAATCACAGGTGAAAATAAAAAGGAGAATGAAGAAACAACTTGCTATACTGGGTTCTACCGGATCGATCGGCACACAAGCTTTGGAAGTAATTTCAGAGCATTCCGACTTGTTCGAGGTATATGCACTTACTGCTAACAACAATGTGGATCTGCTTATTTTACAAGCACGAAAATTTAGCCCCGAAGTGGTAGTTATCGCTAATGAATCTCTTTATCCTAAACTTAAAGATGCACTGGAAGACCTGCCGATTAAAGTATATGCAGGACATGACGCCATCGCTCAAATAGTCGAATCAGAACCCATCGACATGGTGCTTACAGCCATGATCGGATATGCAGGTCTATATCCGACCATACGAGCGATAAAGGCCGGTAAGACAATAGCTCTTGCAAATAAAGAAACGTTGGTCGTTGCCGGAGAACTGATAAATCAACTGGCACATGAAAACCGCACACCAATAATACCGGTAGATTCGGAACACTCCGCCATTTTTCAATGTCTAACCGGAGAAATGCATAATCCGATAGATAAAATCATATTAACGGCTTCCGGAGGTCCTTTTCGAACAATGTCACGACAAGAATTAGAACATGTTACGAAAAAACAAGCATTGAAACATCCCAACTGGAATATGGGTGCTAAAATTACTATAGACTCGGCTTCTATGATGAACAAAGGATTTGAAGTTATCGAGGCCAAATGGCTTTTCAACGTAAAACCGGAACAAATAGAAGTTGTCGTACACCCTCAATCAATTATACATTCCATGATACAATTCGAAGACGGAGCTATAAAAGCTCAATTGGGAACGCCGGATATGAAATTACCGATAAGATATGCGTTTTCTTATCCTAACCGACTGAAAAACCAATCTCCTAAGCTGGAATTGTCTCAATATGCTCATCTGACATTCGAGCATCCGGATACTACCAAATTCCCCCTTCTAAATTACGCATATGAAGCAATGAAACAAGGTGGAAATATACCATGTATATTGAATGCTGCAAACGAAGTTGTCGTAGATGCTTTTCTAAAAGATAAAATCGGATTTTTACAAATGGCAGATATTATCGCCGATATAATGCAACAGGTCTCTTTCATAAAATCACCGTCTTATGACGATTATGTATCGACCGATGCAGAAGCACGCCGACTAACACGGGAGAAAATAATATCTTTTTAAAACGAAATAAATTTAGACTAAAAAATAATGGAGACATTTTTAATTAAAGCCTTACAGTTAATATTAAGTTTATCGATTCTTGTCATCGTTCACGAATTCGGGCATTTTATTTTCGCCCGAATCTACAAAGTAAGAGTCGAAAAATTCTATCTTTTTTTTAATCCTTGGTTCTCTCTTTTTAAATTCAAACCTAAAAACAGTGAAACGGAATACGGTATCGGCTGGTTACCATTAGGAGGTTATGTGAAAATAGCCGGTATGATAGACGAGTCTATGGACAAAG contains:
- a CDS encoding alpha-isopropylmalate synthase regulatory domain-containing protein, encoding MRQIEILDTTLRDGEQTSGVSFAAQEKLSIARLLLEELRVDRIEIASARVSEGEFEAVKRVCEWAGKRGHLNKVEILGFLDNGISIKWIKKAGGKVANLLCKGSLKHCTQQLRKSPEEHIEAIRKEISFAKTNGLQVNIYLEDWSNGMLHSPEYVFQLVNALKNEPIERIMLPDTLGILNPYSSYDYCKSMINRYPEIRFDFHAHNDYDLAVANVYSAAKAGIQGIHCTINGLGERAGNAPLSSILAVLHDQLQTKTNIDERKVNQVSRVVESYSGVRIPSNKPVIGEHVFTQCAGVHADGDSKNNLYFNDLLPERFGRTREYALGKTSGKANIKKNLEALGIELDETSMKKVTERIIALGDKKEQVTQDDLPYIISDVLNHDSEDQKIHLLNYSLSLAQGLHPVAVIKIEIHGEQYEETATGDGQYDAFVKALRKIYKYQLKKTFPILINYTVDIPPGGRTDAFVQTVITWNFKGHTFKTRGLDADQTEAAIQATIKMLNQIEKIQDNISETV
- the leuB gene encoding 3-isopropylmalate dehydrogenase; its protein translation is MKLNIAVLPGDGIGPEIVNEALKVTKTVCEKFGHELSYKHALVGACAIDKTGNPYPDETHELCMQSDAVLFGAIGDPKYDNNPSAKVRPEQGLLGMRKKLGLYANIRPVSTFDSLIYKSPLRADIVKDTDLMCIRELTGGIYFGRPQGRSEDGTIAYDTCVYSREEIERIVHLAYKYAKQRNKKVTVVDKANVLCTSRLWREVAQEIEKQYPEITTEYMFVDNAAMQLIQWPNRFDVIVTENMFGDILTDEASVITGSLGMLPSASIGIHTSVFEPIHGSYPQAAGKNIANPVATILSAALMFEYAFNLMDEGKMIREAVDASIEAGIVTEDLAQNGKSYKTSEVGQWIADYIKNK
- a CDS encoding GNAT family N-acetyltransferase, producing MTDYKLINNENSRRYEFQIDGFIPKIEYILSENGEIYLTHTEVPPALEGKGIASQLVLKVLQDIEHKNLRLVPLCPFVAGYIQKHPEWKKLIMRGVRVE
- a CDS encoding OmpA family protein, yielding MKTKHVLYSFALAAIASFAFVETGSAQVTVVEEEVTVTELIPGKPYYYAPKVGNNWYLSLGAGAQTFLTEHKGDPSYTLAMSLALGKWLNPYVGIRLNAMGGSLHTHWPTKEIMNHTRYAAVYGDLMWDLTSTLGGYNEKRVVSIIPFAGIGGAFAFKNPEAGHRTYAFPVSIGMKLNFRLFHYLDFFLEGRANAMGDHFNGVVEGKQVESIASLIGGFTVKFGKTRFKAYDPYADRMIINDLNGKVNNLRSALETCEARECPPCPEVTVTEVVTVPEPVQTCNPDLSIVVRFKINSAVVSQEEMVNVYNIADWMKRNPNCNVTVAGYADKETGTPAYNMQLSKKRADAVVNILTKKYGINANRIKMVANGSDTQPYPKNNNWNRIVIFSGSASQK
- a CDS encoding murein hydrolase activator EnvC family protein; translation: MRSKYKLSFFNENTLEEVWTFRLSRLGAFLFFSALVIIIFSGAMYLIVGTPLKNYLPGYLKTETRVKIMDNALRIDSLNQAMQLNDAYLKNLTNILTGNVKIDSIRNIKDSLLSFPTDSFLTQSQATTSFMQRYEEEEKYKLNVLNQTIPTDGFIFFAPIKGVIKQKFNPENNHFGIDILAPKRVSVAATLDGTVISAGYTVDYGYVIEIQHSNNFISIYKYNAELLKSIGDKVSGGEVIALTGNGTKDSFPPLVEFQLWHMGQALNPEDYIAF